The proteins below are encoded in one region of Telopea speciosissima isolate NSW1024214 ecotype Mountain lineage chromosome 10, Tspe_v1, whole genome shotgun sequence:
- the LOC122644237 gene encoding kinesin-like protein KIN-10A isoform X1, whose amino-acid sequence MAPTPSSKSVQGQPTPLRTPQSKHRQNLFPVKSTHSSPNPTSAAKEYSPAEHPVEVIGRIRDYPDRKDKPVSALHISSDRQSVRVRTDIGYRNFILDGVSTSEEEDLDGFYKRFVESRINGVKLGAKCTIMMYGPTGSGKSHTMFGCGKQPGIVYRALKDILGEGDEEKENSTDAKRFGFRSFVHVTVLEIYNEEIYDLLSNNNGGGLSLGLARGNASKVRLEVMGKKAKNATFISGHEAGKITKEVAKVEKRRIVKSTNCNDRSSRSHCMVILDVPSVGGRLMLVDMAGSENIEQAGQIGFEAKMQTAKINQGNIALKRVVESIANGDSHVPFRDSKLTMLLQDSFEDDKSKILMILCASPDPKEIHKTICTLEYGAKAKCIVRGFTTPTKDKDGAENATSAVVLGSRIAAMDQFILKLQMENKLREKERNEAHKELLRKEEEIAALRAKLEAIEGRGFGASEQEINLKVNERTQILKLELEKRLQDCHQKANEFVELGRRRMEEKILQQQQEVEMLRQRLEEIETALNSSTDISCDKNSLQDLDGSSLAKRLMEIYSDGEHGMEKSMDLDMGDTQPLVHHVKVIDGGVHQTGNLGNHTQFNAQRWTAKGEEEVEDMVVAQRFPEKVYLSTVFEDEEGEDKENVDNEEVKKVVEETASPFSRNNGSSPVTNLNMGCYAASPLKLVSVPHSCGNDAENVDHRRNRSEEKHVSPGVMGESENAKDPISARRTRIQNIFMLCGNHRELGQHVRIPTPYPKRAQASDIQSSPMRAVDNESVTMKSLSNKISELQTVNVPGFGLSDRVLADVTEKNIIETPNQTLMRRVETAPLNRNWWSSPDKAQDSKENNKPGDGNTDSLIDVYVKWEASKEKSGKFITKLKVVKDSSLADLRKLIETHLVEDNTTKRAFTFLMLGDPTGAPVVKEKEATIQASQLPICNNQLSGHLACLRLVKATQRGSPLSFSSLENKLPNVLPSVLPV is encoded by the exons ATGGCCCCTACGCCTTCATCTAAATCCGTTCAAGGACAACCAACTCCACTAAGAACACCTCAATCTAAACATCGCCAAAATTTATTTCCGGTGAAAAGCACCCATTCATCTCCGAATCCAACCTCTGCGGCTAAAGAATATTCACCGGCAGAGCATCCAGTCGAAGTCATTGGCCGAATACGTGATTACCCAGATCGTAAAGACAAGCCCGTGTCAGCTTTGCACATCTCTTCCGACAGACAGAGCGTTCGAGTCAGAACCGATATTGGGTACAGAAATTTCATTCTTGATGGTGTTTCTACTTCTGAGGAAGAAGATCTTGATGGGTTCTACAAAAGATTTGTGGAATCCAGGATAAATGGCGTGAAATTGGGGGCGAAATGCACAATCATGATGTACGGTCCAACGGGCTCTGGCAAAAGTCACACGATGTTTGGGTGCGGAAAGCAGCCAGGAATTGTATATAGAGCTCTGAAAGACATTCTTGGTGAGGgggatgaagaaaaagagaacagCACAGATGCCAAACGTTTCGGCTTCAGATCATTCGTTCATGTTACCGTGTTGGAGATATACAATGAGGAGATCTACGATCTTTTGTCAAATAACAATGGCGGAGGATTAAGTCTTGGATTAGCTAGGGGAAATGCATCAAAG GTGAGACTTGAAGTGATGGGGAAAAAGGCAAAGAATGCAACTTTTATCTCTGGACATGAAGCTGGAAAGATAACCAAAGAGGTAGCAAAAGTGGAAAAGCGAAGGATTGTCAAAAGCACTAACTGTAATGACAGAAGCTCACGAAGTCACTGCATG GTCATCTTGGATGTTCCTTCTGTGGGAGGAAGATTGATGCTTGTCGACATGGCTGGTTCTGAAAATATTGAGCAGGCTGGCCAAATTGGATTCGAGGCAAAGATGCAG ACAGCAAAAATCAACCAGGGAAATATTGCTCTGAAGAGGGTAGTTGAATCCATAGCAAATGGGGATTCTCATGTTCCGTTCAGAGATAGTAAGCTAACCATGCTTCTGCAG GACTCTTTTGAGGATGATAAATCAAAAATCTTGATGATATTGTGTGCAAGTCCTGATCCCAAGGAGATCCACAAGACTATCTGCACTCTGGAATATGGGGCAAAAGCTAAGTGCATTGTGCGTGGCTTTACTACACCAACCAAGGACAAAGATGGAGCTGAGAATGCCACCTCTGCTGTGGTTTTAGGTTCACGGATTGCGGCCATGGACCAATTCATTTTGAAGCTACAAATGGAGAACAAGCTTAGGGAGAAAGAGCGCAATGAAGCCCATAAAGAGCTcttgagaaaggaagaagaaattgctGCTCTGAGGGCTAAGCTGGAGGCAATTGAAGGGAGGGGTTTTGGAGCAAGTGAACAAGAGATCAACTTGAAAGTCAATGAGAGAACCCAGATTCTGAAACTTGAGTTGGAGAAGAGGTTGCAGGATTGCCACCAGAAGGCAAATGAGTTTGTTGAGTTGGGAAGGAggagaatggaagagaaaatATTGCAACAGCAGCAGGAGGTTGAGATGCTGAGGCAGAGGTTGGAAGAAATTGAAACTGCACTTAACAGTTCAACAGACATCAGCTGTGACAAGAACAGCTTACAAGATCTGGATGGAAGCAGCCTCGCAAAAAGGCTAATGGAAATCTATTCTGATGGAGAACATGGAATGGAGAAATCCATGGACCTTGATATGGGGGATACACAACCACTTGTTCATCATGTCAAAGTGATAGATGGGGGTGTACACCAAACTGGTAACTTAGGTAATCATACTCAGTTTAATGCTCAACGTTGGACTgctaagggagaagaagaagttgaggATATGGTTGTTGCACAGAGATTCCCAGAGAAAGTATATTTGAGCACCGTATtcgaagatgaagaaggagaagacaaagaaaatgTGGATAATGAAGAGGTGAAGAAAGTAGTAGAGGAAACAGCTTCACCATTTAGCAGGAATAATGGGTCTAGTCCAGTGACCAACTTGAATATGGGTTGTTATGCAGCTAGTCCACTGAAGCTTGTATCTGTACCACATTCTTGTGGAAATGATGCAGAAAATGTCGATCATAGAAGAAACAGATCTGAGGAGAAACATGTAAGTCCAGGAGTGATGGGTGAATCAGAAAATGCAAAAGATCCCATCTCTGCTAGAAGAACAAGGATCCAAAATATTTTCATGCTCTGTGGGAATCACAGAGAGCTTGGCCAACATGTCAGAATTCCAACACCTTACCCAAAAAGGGCCCAAGCTTCTGACATCCAATCATCTCCGATGAGGGCAGTCGATAATGAGTCAGTCACGATGAAATCTCTTTCCAACAAAATATCAGAGCTTCAAACTGTTAATGTGCCTGGGTTTGGATTGAGTGATCGAGTTCTGGCCGATGTAACAGAAAAGAACATCATAGAAACACCAAATCAAACACTCATG AGGAGAGTGGAAACTGCACCGCTGAACAGAAATTGGTGGTCCTCTCCTGACAAAGCCCAAGACTCAAAAGAGAACAACAAACCAGGAGATGGGAACACAGATAGTCTCATTGACGTGTACGTGAAGTGGGAGGCCTCAAAAGAGAAATCTGGGAAATTTATTACGAAGTTGAAGGTTGTAAAGGATTCAAGCCTTGCTGATCTGCGGAAGCTGATTGAGACCCATCTTGTGGAGGACAATACTACCAAGAGAGCATTCACTTTTCTCATGCTTGGG GATCCCACAGGAGCTCCAGTTGTGAAAGAGAAGGAAGCAACAATTCAAGCAAGCCAACTCCCTATTTGCAACAACCAGTTGAGTGGCCACCTGGCTTGCTTGCGTCTAGTCAAGGCAACCCAACGGGGTAGTCCTCTCTCCTTTAGCTCACTGGAGAACAAACTTCCAAATGTACTACCAAGTGTGTTACCTGTATAA
- the LOC122644237 gene encoding kinesin-like protein KIN-10A isoform X2 produces the protein MAPTPSSKSVQGQPTPLRTPQSKHRQNLFPVKSTHSSPNPTSAAKEYSPAEHPVEVIGRIRDYPDRKDKPVSALHISSDRQSVRVRTDIGYRNFILDGVSTSEEEDLDGFYKRFVESRINGVKLGAKCTIMMYGPTGSGKSHTMFGCGKQPGIVYRALKDILGEGDEEKENSTDAKRFGFRSFVHVTVLEIYNEEIYDLLSNNNGGGLSLGLARGNASKVRLEVMGKKAKNATFISGHEAGKITKEVAKVEKRRIVKSTNCNDRSSRSHCMVILDVPSVGGRLMLVDMAGSENIEQAGQIGFEAKMQTAKINQGNIALKRVVESIANGDSHVPFRDSKLTMLLQDSFEDDKSKILMILCASPDPKEIHKTICTLEYGAKAKCIVRGFTTPTKDKDGAENATSAVVLGSRIAAMDQFILKLQMENKLREKERNEAHKELLRKEEEIAALRAKLEAIEGRGFGASEQEINLKVNERTQILKLELEKRLQDCHQKANEFVELGRRRMEEKILQQQQEVEMLRQRLEEIETALNSSTDISCDKNSLQDLDGSSLAKRLMEIYSDGEHGMEKSMDLDMGDTQPLVHHVKVIDGGVHQTGNLGNHTQFNAQRWTAKGEEEVEDMVVAQRFPEKVYLSTVFEDEEGEDKENVDNEEVKKVVEETASPFSRNNGSSPVTNLNMGCYAASPLKLVSVPHSCGNDAENVDHRRNRSEEKHVSPGVMGESENAKDPISARRTRIQNIFMLCGNHRELGQHVRIPTPYPKRAQASDIQSSPMRAVDNESVTMKSLSNKISELQTVNVPGFGLSDRVLADVTEKNIIETPNQTLMRNWWSSPDKAQDSKENNKPGDGNTDSLIDVYVKWEASKEKSGKFITKLKVVKDSSLADLRKLIETHLVEDNTTKRAFTFLMLGDPTGAPVVKEKEATIQASQLPICNNQLSGHLACLRLVKATQRGSPLSFSSLENKLPNVLPSVLPV, from the exons ATGGCCCCTACGCCTTCATCTAAATCCGTTCAAGGACAACCAACTCCACTAAGAACACCTCAATCTAAACATCGCCAAAATTTATTTCCGGTGAAAAGCACCCATTCATCTCCGAATCCAACCTCTGCGGCTAAAGAATATTCACCGGCAGAGCATCCAGTCGAAGTCATTGGCCGAATACGTGATTACCCAGATCGTAAAGACAAGCCCGTGTCAGCTTTGCACATCTCTTCCGACAGACAGAGCGTTCGAGTCAGAACCGATATTGGGTACAGAAATTTCATTCTTGATGGTGTTTCTACTTCTGAGGAAGAAGATCTTGATGGGTTCTACAAAAGATTTGTGGAATCCAGGATAAATGGCGTGAAATTGGGGGCGAAATGCACAATCATGATGTACGGTCCAACGGGCTCTGGCAAAAGTCACACGATGTTTGGGTGCGGAAAGCAGCCAGGAATTGTATATAGAGCTCTGAAAGACATTCTTGGTGAGGgggatgaagaaaaagagaacagCACAGATGCCAAACGTTTCGGCTTCAGATCATTCGTTCATGTTACCGTGTTGGAGATATACAATGAGGAGATCTACGATCTTTTGTCAAATAACAATGGCGGAGGATTAAGTCTTGGATTAGCTAGGGGAAATGCATCAAAG GTGAGACTTGAAGTGATGGGGAAAAAGGCAAAGAATGCAACTTTTATCTCTGGACATGAAGCTGGAAAGATAACCAAAGAGGTAGCAAAAGTGGAAAAGCGAAGGATTGTCAAAAGCACTAACTGTAATGACAGAAGCTCACGAAGTCACTGCATG GTCATCTTGGATGTTCCTTCTGTGGGAGGAAGATTGATGCTTGTCGACATGGCTGGTTCTGAAAATATTGAGCAGGCTGGCCAAATTGGATTCGAGGCAAAGATGCAG ACAGCAAAAATCAACCAGGGAAATATTGCTCTGAAGAGGGTAGTTGAATCCATAGCAAATGGGGATTCTCATGTTCCGTTCAGAGATAGTAAGCTAACCATGCTTCTGCAG GACTCTTTTGAGGATGATAAATCAAAAATCTTGATGATATTGTGTGCAAGTCCTGATCCCAAGGAGATCCACAAGACTATCTGCACTCTGGAATATGGGGCAAAAGCTAAGTGCATTGTGCGTGGCTTTACTACACCAACCAAGGACAAAGATGGAGCTGAGAATGCCACCTCTGCTGTGGTTTTAGGTTCACGGATTGCGGCCATGGACCAATTCATTTTGAAGCTACAAATGGAGAACAAGCTTAGGGAGAAAGAGCGCAATGAAGCCCATAAAGAGCTcttgagaaaggaagaagaaattgctGCTCTGAGGGCTAAGCTGGAGGCAATTGAAGGGAGGGGTTTTGGAGCAAGTGAACAAGAGATCAACTTGAAAGTCAATGAGAGAACCCAGATTCTGAAACTTGAGTTGGAGAAGAGGTTGCAGGATTGCCACCAGAAGGCAAATGAGTTTGTTGAGTTGGGAAGGAggagaatggaagagaaaatATTGCAACAGCAGCAGGAGGTTGAGATGCTGAGGCAGAGGTTGGAAGAAATTGAAACTGCACTTAACAGTTCAACAGACATCAGCTGTGACAAGAACAGCTTACAAGATCTGGATGGAAGCAGCCTCGCAAAAAGGCTAATGGAAATCTATTCTGATGGAGAACATGGAATGGAGAAATCCATGGACCTTGATATGGGGGATACACAACCACTTGTTCATCATGTCAAAGTGATAGATGGGGGTGTACACCAAACTGGTAACTTAGGTAATCATACTCAGTTTAATGCTCAACGTTGGACTgctaagggagaagaagaagttgaggATATGGTTGTTGCACAGAGATTCCCAGAGAAAGTATATTTGAGCACCGTATtcgaagatgaagaaggagaagacaaagaaaatgTGGATAATGAAGAGGTGAAGAAAGTAGTAGAGGAAACAGCTTCACCATTTAGCAGGAATAATGGGTCTAGTCCAGTGACCAACTTGAATATGGGTTGTTATGCAGCTAGTCCACTGAAGCTTGTATCTGTACCACATTCTTGTGGAAATGATGCAGAAAATGTCGATCATAGAAGAAACAGATCTGAGGAGAAACATGTAAGTCCAGGAGTGATGGGTGAATCAGAAAATGCAAAAGATCCCATCTCTGCTAGAAGAACAAGGATCCAAAATATTTTCATGCTCTGTGGGAATCACAGAGAGCTTGGCCAACATGTCAGAATTCCAACACCTTACCCAAAAAGGGCCCAAGCTTCTGACATCCAATCATCTCCGATGAGGGCAGTCGATAATGAGTCAGTCACGATGAAATCTCTTTCCAACAAAATATCAGAGCTTCAAACTGTTAATGTGCCTGGGTTTGGATTGAGTGATCGAGTTCTGGCCGATGTAACAGAAAAGAACATCATAGAAACACCAAATCAAACACTCATG AGAAATTGGTGGTCCTCTCCTGACAAAGCCCAAGACTCAAAAGAGAACAACAAACCAGGAGATGGGAACACAGATAGTCTCATTGACGTGTACGTGAAGTGGGAGGCCTCAAAAGAGAAATCTGGGAAATTTATTACGAAGTTGAAGGTTGTAAAGGATTCAAGCCTTGCTGATCTGCGGAAGCTGATTGAGACCCATCTTGTGGAGGACAATACTACCAAGAGAGCATTCACTTTTCTCATGCTTGGG GATCCCACAGGAGCTCCAGTTGTGAAAGAGAAGGAAGCAACAATTCAAGCAAGCCAACTCCCTATTTGCAACAACCAGTTGAGTGGCCACCTGGCTTGCTTGCGTCTAGTCAAGGCAACCCAACGGGGTAGTCCTCTCTCCTTTAGCTCACTGGAGAACAAACTTCCAAATGTACTACCAAGTGTGTTACCTGTATAA